The following proteins come from a genomic window of Lolium rigidum isolate FL_2022 chromosome 5, APGP_CSIRO_Lrig_0.1, whole genome shotgun sequence:
- the LOC124658386 gene encoding probable inactive purple acid phosphatase 29 isoform X1, protein MAHLRIRCSLSPLIVLLLLFLAAVPGKGDGDGGLRFRREGGTFKVLQVADMHYGDGRSTPCEDVLPAQQRGCSDLNTTAFLYRVLRAEDPDLVVFTGDNIFGADSTDAAKSMDAAIAPAIAMKLPWAAILGNHDQEGTLSREGVMRHLVGMKNTLSRLNPEGVEIDGYGNYNLEVGGVEGTLLANKSVLNLYFLDSGDYSTVWWIPGYGWIKDSQQAWFRQTSANLQKKYTSEQPAQKEPAPSLAYFHIPLPEFSSFTASNFTGVKQEGISSPSINSGFFTTMVEAGDVKAAFIGHDHVNDFCGKLTGIQLCYPGGFGYHAYGKAGWSRRARVVSVQLEKTESGEWQGVKSIKTWKRLDDQNLTTIDSEVLWNRGSNEPQLIRELPIDREEKEES, encoded by the exons ATGGCGCACCTCCGCATCCGGTGCTCTCTGTCGCCGctgatcgtcctcctcctcctcttcctcgcggcGGTGCCGGGGAAGGGCGATGGTGACGGCGGCCTGCGGTTCCGGCGGGAGGGTGGGACGTTCaaggtgctgcaggtggcggacaTGCACTACGGGGACGGCCGGAGCACGCCGTGCGAGGACGTCCTCCCGGCGCAGCAGCGCGGCTGCTCCGACCTCAACACCACCGCCTTCCTCTACCGCGTACTCCGCGCCGAGGACCCCGACCTTGTCGTGTTCACAG GTGATAACATTTTCGGCGCGGACTCAACCGACGCGGCCAAGTCGATGGATGCGGCGATTgctccagccattgccatgaaACTCCCTTGGGCTGCTATCCTCGGTAACCATGACCAAGAGGGCACGCTGTCGCGAGAAGGTGTGATGCGCCACCTTGTAGGAATGAAGAACACCCTTTCACGCCTCAATCCTGAAGGAGTAGAGATCGACGGCTACGGAAATTACAATCTGGAAGTTGGCGGGGTTGAAGGAACCCTGCTGGCAAACAAATCGGTGCTCAACCTTTATTTCCTCGACAGTGGTGACTACTCTACCGTATGGTGGATCCCCGGTTATGGTTGGATCAAGGATTCACAGCAAGCTTGGTTCCGGCAAACCTCTGCAAATCTCCAG AAAAAATATACCAGCGAACAACCGGCACAGAAGGAACCAGCACCGAGTCTTGCATACTTCCACATCCCATTGCCGGAGTTCAGCAGCTTTACAGCATCCAATTTCACTGGAGTAAAGCAGGAGGGTATCAGCTCACCATCAATCAACTCCGGCTTCTTTACCACCATGGTGGAAGCTGGAGATGTCAAGGCTGCCTTTATAGGACATGATCACGTAAATGACTTCTGTGGGAAGCTCACTGGCATTCAGCTATGCTACCCTGGTGGGTTCGGTTACCATGCGTATGGGAAGGCAGGGTGGTCGAGGAGAGCAAGGGTGGTGTCTGTGCAGCTTGAGAAGACAGAGAGCGGCGAGTGGCAAGGAGTGAAGTCTATCAAGACATGGAAGAGGCTTGATGATCAAAATCTCACCACAATTGACTCTGAGGTACTATGGAACAGAGGCTCTAATG AACCGCAACTTATAAGAGAGTTGCCAATTGACAGGGAGGAGAAGGAAGAGTCATGA
- the LOC124658386 gene encoding probable inactive purple acid phosphatase 29 isoform X2, whose product MAHLRIRCSLSPLIVLLLLFLAAVPGKGDGDGGLRFRREGGTFKVLQVADMHYGDGRSTPCEDVLPAQQRGCSDLNTTAFLYRVLRAEDPDLVVFTGDNIFGADSTDAAKSMDAAIAPAIAMKLPWAAILGNHDQEGTLSREGVMRHLVGMKNTLSRLNPEGVEIDGYGNYNLEVGGVEGTLLANKSVLNLYFLDSGDYSTVWWIPGYGWIKDSQQAWFRQTSANLQKKYTSEQPAQKEPAPSLAYFHIPLPEFSSFTASNFTGVKQEGISSPSINSGFFTTMVEAGDVKAAFIGHDHVNDFCGKLTGIQLCYPGGFGYHAYGKAGWSRRARVVSVQLEKTESGEWQGVKSIKTWKRLDDQNLTTIDSEVLWNRGSNGRRRKSHDGS is encoded by the exons ATGGCGCACCTCCGCATCCGGTGCTCTCTGTCGCCGctgatcgtcctcctcctcctcttcctcgcggcGGTGCCGGGGAAGGGCGATGGTGACGGCGGCCTGCGGTTCCGGCGGGAGGGTGGGACGTTCaaggtgctgcaggtggcggacaTGCACTACGGGGACGGCCGGAGCACGCCGTGCGAGGACGTCCTCCCGGCGCAGCAGCGCGGCTGCTCCGACCTCAACACCACCGCCTTCCTCTACCGCGTACTCCGCGCCGAGGACCCCGACCTTGTCGTGTTCACAG GTGATAACATTTTCGGCGCGGACTCAACCGACGCGGCCAAGTCGATGGATGCGGCGATTgctccagccattgccatgaaACTCCCTTGGGCTGCTATCCTCGGTAACCATGACCAAGAGGGCACGCTGTCGCGAGAAGGTGTGATGCGCCACCTTGTAGGAATGAAGAACACCCTTTCACGCCTCAATCCTGAAGGAGTAGAGATCGACGGCTACGGAAATTACAATCTGGAAGTTGGCGGGGTTGAAGGAACCCTGCTGGCAAACAAATCGGTGCTCAACCTTTATTTCCTCGACAGTGGTGACTACTCTACCGTATGGTGGATCCCCGGTTATGGTTGGATCAAGGATTCACAGCAAGCTTGGTTCCGGCAAACCTCTGCAAATCTCCAG AAAAAATATACCAGCGAACAACCGGCACAGAAGGAACCAGCACCGAGTCTTGCATACTTCCACATCCCATTGCCGGAGTTCAGCAGCTTTACAGCATCCAATTTCACTGGAGTAAAGCAGGAGGGTATCAGCTCACCATCAATCAACTCCGGCTTCTTTACCACCATGGTGGAAGCTGGAGATGTCAAGGCTGCCTTTATAGGACATGATCACGTAAATGACTTCTGTGGGAAGCTCACTGGCATTCAGCTATGCTACCCTGGTGGGTTCGGTTACCATGCGTATGGGAAGGCAGGGTGGTCGAGGAGAGCAAGGGTGGTGTCTGTGCAGCTTGAGAAGACAGAGAGCGGCGAGTGGCAAGGAGTGAAGTCTATCAAGACATGGAAGAGGCTTGATGATCAAAATCTCACCACAATTGACTCTGAGGTACTATGGAACAGAGGCTCTAATG GGAGGAGAAGGAAGAGTCATGATGGCAGCTGA